The genome window AAGTAGTTAAGACGGCAAGTTGATCATTTGGATATATTAAATAGGTGGTGCTATTCATACACACTTTTTTACCTCCACATATCCCTTTTAGTTTTCAATCGTTGGatcaaaagaattgaaaaagatcaaatgataTAAATTAACAGGAGtcgtgtaagaagtaaaaaggggtgtgtagATAACACCATCCTATTAAATATTATGCGTGGAAGTCAATGAAATATATAAACTGGAGGGTAATGCtatagactaaatttgtagataaagtttgtaaattaataacatggaagttgataattagatttttacttaagtgttgattaacatacttatttcttattggtaacacattattttgtttgcaaatttaatctacCTAATATTAATCTAAACTGGAATGTGTATTTATAGTTGATGGGAAATGGTCAACAATTTCTAACTGAGATGCGGTCACTCATTACCTTATATTAGTAGAATCCTATCAAAAGATTCATGTTActcattgttgatgcacaaaaccgaaagggtcttggaacaacgtaaatccgaccgtgaatctgcaagaaagtaaagaacacaagatgtatcatggttcaccccaatgtttgggctacgtccacactgatattgtatttctctgtttgtgagaggattgtgagggagagagagctttgtaatgtgagagtgaggcttgctgtttgtgagggtgaggaggcccttttatagaataagggctcctcacttattacatatttgccccttcatttattgcataattacatttgagtcccccgagtatttatactaGGTCTAAATAtgaaggccctaagtatggtacaaacagtagtccgccaagtcttcaatcaagagagtcttttggctggagacttgaaatttagtccatgtgtgggtcgaagtaactagatgtcgtctaggactgatacttgatatgaggcgatgctcaatctgaaatgatgctcaactagaagtagcacatgttgcgaggttgctcggcttgtggcgttgaaggtgagggagtcccttttgtagaataagggcttgttcctcaatacataaatgatgggctagagttgatgctcgcggcgaggcagttgctcagtaggcggcgatgctctctaatgatggtgagggagtcccttttataaaataagggttcgctcctcaatacataagtgatgggttagagttgatgcttgcggcgagacggttgctcattAGGCGGCAATGCTATCTACTGATGGTGAGGGAGtacccttttataaaataagagctcgttcctcaatacataattGATGGGTTAAAGTTGATGCTCGCGACGAGGTGGTtactcagctggcggcgatgctctctaatgatggtgagatagtccattttatagaataagggctcgctcctcaatacataaatgatggattaggagtgatgctcgcggcgagttggttgctcagttggcggcgatgctatctaatgatggtgagggagtcccttttatagaataagggctcgctcctcaatacataaataatgggtgctttctaatgaaagtgagggagtcccttttatagaataagggttcgctccttaatacataaataataagctagagtcccccaagtatttttcatgaggcccagttgcggaagtccaatatatgatacatagtgtagtcccccaagtctttagttaATAGACGCTGTgggttggagacttcaaattcaatccatgtatgggccgaaataGCGGTTGTTCGAAGGCGGTCTTTGtagaccatgcactgaagctttgtaggtgaagcttttcaagtgacgctttgaagctggagcttttgtaaatgaagctttttgaagctggagctctcgaagctagagctctgtaaatgaagctttcgaagctgattgacatgagtgatgctcatgaatgtttatgttgattaacatgagtgatgctcatggatgttgacatgagtgatgctcatgaatgttgacatgaatgatggtcatgaatgtttatgtatgattgacatgagtgatgctcatgagtgtttatgtatgattgacatgagtgatgctcatgtataattttggagtactggacgtacttttgatcacctggttggtgataatagcggcaggctgccgaataattttggagtactgatcgtacttttgatcacctggttggtgataatagcggcagggtgccgaataaatttggagtcatagggcctggctcttttgggcatatgggcattcGCCCTCCATATAACATTCTAGCGCATTATTTTaggcttgccgtttttttttattttttattattattattaccatctgatggggttatacagatgtctctgaaagataaataaatcacatcattcaaaaataaatccgaccctctgctcaatgggtcacgcccataattccattttctgcatgccatcaccaccgtaattatgtctgcttctttttatcttcttttgctttctgcttttactttttgcttttctttctgctttttctttctgctttctgcttttgtttttcttttccattgcacctctctctgtctctgtctctgctTTGCTGTCATGCATGTGCACACTATCTTTTGCCGTTACTACTTTGTCAGACGCTCCAATTTGCACCTTTTTTATGGCCCAAAATTGTACTAACACCACATCTTAGAATACTTGCAGTACATTTCTTTCAAATCCAGTGGTAAATCCTTCAGTTCACCTTTCTCGATTCCAGCTTCAGAAGGGAACTTTTTCAAGGTTTTGGAGAACCCATTGTTTTCCAGGAACTGAGCCACGGCGCGGAGGATAACAAAGGAACTAACACCTCTAAATCTAGAATCCCAAATAACATATTACACAATCCAGAATAAAAATAATTCGGAATAGTATAATCAGATAATCCCAGCTTCCAAACATCACAAAATTAACCAGAAGAGCGGCCAGAGAAATCACTTATCTTTGGTGGAGACGCCGTACTTCTCCTGCATCCTGGCGAtctcttcctcattcttcttcatgTCGGACTTCTTGCCCATATTCGCCTGCTGGTAGTAGAGCACGATGAGGTACCGGTTCACGAAGTTGAAGCCGGAAAGGTGATCCACCGCCGTTTTGGCATCGTAGATGTCCTCGTAAACGACGAATGCGGTGCCTCTGGTGTCCTTGTTCGTCTCGATGCGAATCTGCGGTATTGTGCCGTACTTGCCGAAGATGTCGTACATCTCCTCGCTCGAAATGTTGAAGGGGAGGTTGCGGACGTAGAGCACGTGGTTGACTTCCGGAGGGAGGCTGGtgttgactttaactcgaatcTAGAGCAGATGGAAGGCCTATTGCGTCATTCCGGATCGGCAAAACCTCGAGTTCTGCGTAGTTTCCAGTGTTTTCCGATTCTCCTTCGGTGGTGGTAGTGGGGGTGGTGTTTCTTTTAacttttgagagagagaaagtatagagagagagagagatggcgtCTGTGATCCAGTTGCGCCTCTGATGGAGTTTAGTCTAAGCAAGAGAAGGTGGATCGGAAAGTAAATGGAAAAGCACTGGCTGTGAGGAGGACAAATTAGAATATTGGTGTGGTGTTTggttttcttgggtttttgcagattttgcagatccaTGGAGGAGGTGAAATaatgagagagaaccgacacaacttttcgtgtcgtttctcacagacggcgccaaatgttgatgcacaaaaccggaggggtcttggaacaacgtaaatccaaccgtgaatctgcaagaaagtaaagaacacaagatgtatcgtggttcaccccaatgtttgggctacgtccacactgaaattgtatttttctgtttgtgagaggattgtgagggagagagagctttgtaatgtgagagtgaggcttgaggtttgtgagggtgaggatgcccttttatggaataagggttcctcacttattacatatttgccccttcatttattacataattacatttgagtcccccgagtatttatacgaggtctaaatacggaggccctaagtatggtacaaacactcaTTATCATTGAAATATAAAATGGAATGTGTATATTAATTGATGGAAATGGTCCAAAGTCAACTGAGATTCATGTTACTCATTACCTCATATTAACAGATTCCAATCAAAAGATTTGCGGCGTTAATTTCGAGCAAGTTACTTAAGAAATCAACATCACtgtttattctataaaaatggtGTATCATTTGGCACAACGTATTTCTCTTTTGAGAGCTTCTGCCGACCTTCTCTGTCGGGACTCGATCCTTGTTCTACCCAATCTCAGTCGGTCCTTGTACTACCGAATCTCATTCGGTCCTTGTTCTATCTAAGTAGGAGGGAGTAAGCATGTGGTATAAAGTTTGATTCATATGTAGTTGAAGGTCGTCCATGTTGTATAGCTTAGCCTAAATCTCTATTTTTTAGTATCACTATATCAAGAAACTGCACGTAAGTAGCTTGTAACTCGGTTAGTTGAGAATATTCACTTTTATACCTGATAACCTGTGTCTGAATCTCCCTCTCCGTAGTTTATGTAGATTTATCTATCgtttataaaaaacaaaattctcaccctattttaatttcatattacAGTAGTGATAAACTCGATCTATATAATTCTTGCTCTTTCTTATAATATGATAAATGATTATCTGGTCCCAATTAATTGTCAAGCGGAAAAGCCTAAAACAGTTGCTGGAACCGGAAATTAGTGGATTGTGAGAGGTaggagaagaaaaacaaagtctGGTCACACCCAAATGAAAATTATTTCAAGCTGGCCTCAAGGCGAACAAGGACGTATCTTAGGCCTCACTTGAAACTATGCCGAATATTTTTTCCATATCTTTATTCATAGTATTCTTAATAATCATATACTCAACAAAAGAgattgaaaaccaaaatttgcTTATATGgttacattaaaaataaatttgcatGGAAACTCATTTAATAATTTCTActgataataaataaaattgaattaTCTTTACTACATCGAGAGTATTTTTAAACAATTGTATAATATATCATAAGACGCTTTACCGCAATTACGGAACACAATTATGTCAAAAAGTTACACagcttaatgtgttttttttttccttcttttgtagTATTCTTTGTTATTATTCTTGAATTAATCTCTTATTTCCCCCTGTTTTATAGGCATGGGTTAAAGGATCAATGGATCTGGATTCCGAAATTTGACGTTGGTAATGAATTCGACCATGGAACTCTTTCCAGAAAGTTCATGAATTTCACAATTATATGACGAAGAAGAAACAAGGAAAAGCAAGTACAGAAAAATAAATGAGTTCTTGTATTATACAATGCATGTCTTATTCATGACAGGAGGCTAATTTCTCACACGCCAGAACTTAGTAATTAAACAATACTAATTCCTAGACTTGAGGTTCAAGGAATAAAAATTGACTTAAAACTTTTCGTGATATCATAAATTTTTTAGACTTAATGATaactgatgagtagattttatattatattttaccctaatcttagtatattttggttaatattttggaagaattttgatactttgaattgtattttcaatataggactttcgacttcctctggagcaaaataagaccaaatggacgaattttggagtaattccagttggaggacgttcgtgagtcacttagcttgattgtatcaaaatttgggatttttccaccaagcggttattttctggcgataaaataaaggagtgatgcggggtgttggaaaatggcttttctgggcttaaattgcgtttttggagcccaagataacttcggatgggttcgtggccttctggagaagtgttcagaatattccaaacattaaatccagctatattgggccagttttggagcagcttatgggtctaaaatgtggctgttcagattttaggcgaattttaccatttaatttaggattatgtttcctattttatttgattattatatttagtttcctagtgggaataaaggacctatttttagggtttgtgtgggggcttagcagatatattgcttggccgtctaccatTTTGAGACTACGCTTTATttcatgcaattttggagacagagagaattgctagggtttttggagattttctactttaaggtgttttcaatcattttcttaataatattttctatgatttcaattatgaatatgggtaactaatttcttttgctagggtgaagccttgagcctttagcatgaatatgtgatttttatttaattacttatgattgattgtatgcatactttgaattgttaatcaccgagataaaaactatctaattgtcttaatgcctgattaccattaggatctttaaaaaaataatttgatgcaattttggtcggaaggttccctgaaattgacgctggcttcttgtgattaataattgtaatttcacttaggatgaacaccacgtcttaaggattgcatggtttttcaaagggttttcataaagcataatgagtctttcatgttcagatttgatctaaACGTCCAGACGGGTTGCaagttagatatacgttctatgttggagcttccaagtagaatataaattaggaaaacctaaccttcaaagtggcatatgtaaatcataagtaattggtaaaagttcataggattgctaggtgatggtggaatcctagtgctttttttttttaatttgatttatcccaaaactgttttcttttccttctagtttttaatattgcagattgtcttatttttattaattaaattcgtttttaatttaagtaggttataaaattaatcatctcaatttctactttacaataattaattggaatttggtttgtttcgaattatttaataattcctgtggagaacgaccttgcgagatccgtttatactacaacaaccttgtgattcttgcaagtataatAAGAGTTTTTAACctgttcacatgagtagtaaaatccctatcaagaaAATGACATGCAAAATGATGAGCAAATTTTATAACACTTTCCTGTTCAGCCTCAGGAATACACCTGCGAATAATCTGGTCTGGGCAATACTTATATAGGTATGTCTCATCCCAGAAATAATGCTTTACATCAGATGAAAACTTCTTTTTCTGCTGAAACGTTAAATTTGGATGCACTACACCTTTAACCAAGTAGTTAACAATATCAGCAAACCAAGGTGTACTGATTTGGATTGCAAATAACTGTTCATCTGGAAAACTCTCACATAATGGTAAGGATTCCTCTTTGGAAGCTGTAGGAATAATTAATCTAGATAaatggtcagccaccacattttcactACCCTTTTTATCTCTGATTTCCAAGTCAAACTCTTGCAATAAAAGAATCCAACGAATCAATCGAGGCTTAGCATCTTTTTTAGACAACAAATACTTTAAAGCTGCATGATCTGTATAAACAATCACTTTAGCCCCAACTAAATACGAAAAAAAATTTCCAGTGCAAAAACAACAACCAACAATTATTTCTCTGTGGTTGCATAGTTTAGTTGTGCATCATTGAGGATTCGactagcataataaataactTGGGGAAGCTTATCTTTCGGCTATCCAAGAACTGCTCCTATTGCATATTCTGAAGCGTCACACATTAATTCAAAAGGTAAGCTCCAATTAAGGGCTGCAATAATGGGTGTTGTAGTGAGGAGTGTCTTTAATTTCTTGAAGGCCTCCAAACAAGCCTCATCAAAAACGAAAGGAGCATCTTTAGCCAATAAATTACACATTGGTCAGCTaatcttggagaaatccttgatgaaccgTCGACAAAACTTggcatgaccaagaaaagatcGAACACTCTTAACAGTTGTCGGAGGTGGCAACTTTGTAATCACATCAATTTTagccttatcaacctcaatacccctGTTAGAAATCAAGTGGCCTAAGACAATCCCTTgcttaaccatgaaatgacaattttcccaatttaaaaccagGTTGGTCTTAGTGCATCTTTCAAGAACTAGAGATAAATTCTGCGAACATTGGTCAAAAGaatccccaaaaacaaaaaagtcatccataaatacctcaaccACATGTTCAACTAACCCGgtaaatatgctcatcatgcatcggTGAAATGTGGCAGGGGCATTGCACAAATCAAAAGGCATTCTTCGATATGAAAATGTCCCAAAAGGACATGTAAAGGTTGTCTTCTCTTGATCCTCAGGTGCAACTGGAATCTGGTTGTACCCTGAATAGCCATCCaagaaacaatagaaagcaCGACCAGCCAACCTTTCCAACATTTGATCAGTGAATGGCAATGGAAAATGATATTTCTTAGTACCCGTATTGATCTTTCTATAATCAACACACATACGCCACCCAGTAGTCAAGCGAGTAGGCATAAGTTCATTATTATCATTATTCACAACTGTAATACCAGAACTCTTCGGCACCACTTGAGTTGGACTAATCCACTTACCATCTGAAATGGGGTAGATCATCCCAGCATCTAAAAGCTTCATAACTTCATTACGAACAACTTCTTTCATAATTGGATTCAAACGATGTTGAGCGTCAATGGCCGGCTTTACTCCATCTTCCATCAAAATTTTGTGCATACAAATTGTAGGGCTGATCCCTTTAATGTTTGTTATAGTCCAACCAATTGCATCTTGATAACTCCTTGAAATGCGCAACAATTTATCTTCTTCTGTTGATGATAAATCAGCAGCAATAATAACTGAAAGCGAAGAATCTGCACCCAAATAAGCACATTTCAAGTGTTCTGGAAGAACTTTTAACTCCATTTTAGGT of Malus sylvestris chromosome 6, drMalSylv7.2, whole genome shotgun sequence contains these proteins:
- the LOC126625049 gene encoding splicing factor 3B subunit 6-like protein — protein: MSNMNLIKVNTSLPPEVNHVLYVRNLPFNISSEEMYDIFGKYGTIPQIRIETNKDTRGTAFVVYEDIYDAKTAVDHLSGFNFVNRYLIVLYYQQANMGKKSDMKKNEEEIARMQEKYGVSTKDK